GTTCAGCAGTTCCGAGCTTCGCCAATCGCTTTAATAAGGTCTGCTTCCAGCTGTCGGCTAGTGTTGGAATGGCCAGCAAAGCACGCATACCAGTGACATCCTGCTTCCCCTGATGCATAATTCGATTAGCTTCCAGAATGGTCATTGATGCAGGGTCCGTGCTTACTCGTCTGAATATTGCAGAAGAAGTTACCTCGCCCTCTTGCAATACTCGAAAATAAAATCCGGTATGCCCGCTATCCTGAAAATAAACAGGCAGCTCTTTGTAATCATACCGTGCACCAAGCTTGAAGCAAGGCTGTCTTGGCTGACTGACCTGTACCGTGGCTTCCCCCAATTCATATACGTCACCAATCCGGACTTCTTCCTCCATACAGCCTTCAACTGTCAGATTTTCTCCACAAGCTCCCCAGTCCAGCTTGCGATCCATCAGTTGTTCTAGCGCCGGATAACGACTGTAATCGTATACACAAACCGCCTTGTCAGGCCCACCATGATGCTCCAGATCCGCCTGGGCATCCCCTGTCATTCCGGTGAATGACAGGAAAACCGGGCTGGATATGGGATGTTTCACAATGCCGCTCATCACTTCGCGCTTCTGGCCAGGCAAGGCCTGAGGCTGCCCTACGTTTACAGCTAATACCGCCGTTTTGTTTTCATCTGGCTTCCGGTTATGTGTGAGTGTCATCTGATCCTACCTCCCATATTAGCTTTCTTTTAACGAACAAAGCCACCAAAAACAAGTGTATTACTTAACAAGCGGCCGGGGGAAGTAAGCATTTTGCCGCCAGCATACATACCAGAAGATGCACCACCATCCAGGTTCATTGCCTGCTTGGCACCAAGCTTCTGCATGACAGCAGCCCATTCCTTAATCGTCGCACCTGGCACGGTAGCCAGCATAACCGAACCATCAGCCATAATGGCAATACCGCTTCTTGCGCCGGAGGCATTGAGAATTTTGGTATCCTTGAAGCCCTCACTCGCTGGATTGACGGCAACTTTGCCGTCTTTCACCAGACGTGGACCTGCGCCCACAGCGGTGACTACATCTTCCCAAGGGATCTCCTTGCCTGCTGCATTGGTGTATTTATAATTCATCTCTACAGTCGATCCAACGGTGAAGCGGTCCGAAGAAGCTTTCTGATTCCCCGTGAAGACCAGCACCGAGCCATTCTTCGGAATGGCTACATTGGTATTCGGTACTTTCTTGGTGACAATCCCTTTCTCCATCACAACCGCCGTACCTCCTTTGAACCCGACTGTGGAACCCCGCTCTGGCGTGTATAACATCGTAATACTCGCATTCGCGGAAGGTGTTCGGTTAATAAAGGTCGCATACCAACTGCGTGATTTCCCTTCTGTATCTGTTACTTTACCCGTCAGGCTCACTTGAAGCGAATCCATGATGGCAGAGCCATCTTCCTTAAACCCGATCGTAGTTCCGTATCTTCCAATATGTATAACCTTGCCGTTTGCTATTAACATGCCGTATGGATCTGGAGCTCCGTTATAAGCTTCAAAAAACGCTCCGTTAATGGCCGCTTGCGCGCCATAAGCTTTGACAATCGAAGGTAATGTTGCGGTCTGACCGACCTGCTTCTTCGCCAATCCTACGGTAACTGGTGTACCCTTGGGAATACTAACCGTCTGCACGGTAAAACTGCGTCCTGCTGCTTTTACTTTCTGTACCTTGGTGCTGATTGCCGCTTTGGCATCTGCTGTCTGTGGAGCACTCACCGCTCCTGAAAGGATTACAGGCAAAGCAAGGACGAGGGCCATAGCCCCTGTCCACCACTTTTTGCCCGTCCGTTTTGTCTGCATGCTACTCACCCTATTGCCACTCCCATCCAAGAGCCCAGGCTCTTCATCTCAAGTTGTTCAAACTTGTCCATCACCATATCCGGATCAAGACGCAATTCACATACATCCAGTGCACAAGCTACCGGAACAGCACAGTGAATCTCTGCCAGTTTGCGGGACAGATGCAGCATGTCGAGATCATTCTCAATCTTGTTACGTACCGAAGGGGTAAGTTTGTCCATATTGTCCAAAATACCTTCAATGGAGCCAAACTCCTGTACAAGCTTCAAAGCTGTCTTCTCCCCAATGCCCCGTACCCCAGGATAATTGTCACTGGCATCGCCCATCAGACCTTTCATGTCTATCACTTGACGAGGTGTCAGTTGTTTCTCCGTCATTAGGGATTCAGGCGTATACACCATGTAATTGCCATGACCTTTTTTCATAATAATAATACTTGTGCGGTCATCAATCAGTTGCAGCATATCGTGGTCACCCGTCAGTACCATCACGTTCATATCCGTCTGCTCGGTGTAATACTTGGCAAGTGTACCGATACAATCATCAGCTTCATATCCTTGAGCACCAATATTCGGAATGTTCAAACTATCCATCACTTCACGAATCAGAGCAAACTGAGGAATCAGATCATCCGGAGCTTCCGGACGGTTTCCCTTGTACGCTGCATACTCTTCACCGCGAAACGTCTTGCCCCCCATATCCCAACAGCATACGACATGACTTGGCCCAAAGGTTTGAACCGCATCCCAGAAATAACGGATAAAACCGTATACTGCGTTGGTTGGCACGCCTGCCTTTGTACGTCTGATATATCCGCTTGCAGATGTTGCATAAAATGCACGGAACAACACCGCCATACCATCTACCAGCAACAAAGTAGGTTCATTACGTTGATTCACTTGAATTTGTTCTCTCCT
Above is a window of Paenibacillus sp. E222 DNA encoding:
- a CDS encoding MOSC domain-containing protein, producing the protein MTLTHNRKPDENKTAVLAVNVGQPQALPGQKREVMSGIVKHPISSPVFLSFTGMTGDAQADLEHHGGPDKAVCVYDYSRYPALEQLMDRKLDWGACGENLTVEGCMEEEVRIGDVYELGEATVQVSQPRQPCFKLGARYDYKELPVYFQDSGHTGFYFRVLQEGEVTSSAIFRRVSTDPASMTILEANRIMHQGKQDVTGMRALLAIPTLADSWKQTLLKRLAKLGTAEQD
- a CDS encoding 5'-3' exonuclease H3TH domain-containing protein encodes the protein MNQRNEPTLLLVDGMAVLFRAFYATSASGYIRRTKAGVPTNAVYGFIRYFWDAVQTFGPSHVVCCWDMGGKTFRGEEYAAYKGNRPEAPDDLIPQFALIREVMDSLNIPNIGAQGYEADDCIGTLAKYYTEQTDMNVMVLTGDHDMLQLIDDRTSIIIMKKGHGNYMVYTPESLMTEKQLTPRQVIDMKGLMGDASDNYPGVRGIGEKTALKLVQEFGSIEGILDNMDKLTPSVRNKIENDLDMLHLSRKLAEIHCAVPVACALDVCELRLDPDMVMDKFEQLEMKSLGSWMGVAIG
- a CDS encoding phosphodiester glycosidase family protein; the protein is MQTKRTGKKWWTGAMALVLALPVILSGAVSAPQTADAKAAISTKVQKVKAAGRSFTVQTVSIPKGTPVTVGLAKKQVGQTATLPSIVKAYGAQAAINGAFFEAYNGAPDPYGMLIANGKVIHIGRYGTTIGFKEDGSAIMDSLQVSLTGKVTDTEGKSRSWYATFINRTPSANASITMLYTPERGSTVGFKGGTAVVMEKGIVTKKVPNTNVAIPKNGSVLVFTGNQKASSDRFTVGSTVEMNYKYTNAAGKEIPWEDVVTAVGAGPRLVKDGKVAVNPASEGFKDTKILNASGARSGIAIMADGSVMLATVPGATIKEWAAVMQKLGAKQAMNLDGGASSGMYAGGKMLTSPGRLLSNTLVFGGFVR